Below is a genomic region from Timaviella obliquedivisa GSE-PSE-MK23-08B.
TTGGCATTATGAACACCTATGACCAAATTGGACAAATTCAACGTACTCAGGGTAACAATCCTCAGGCTGCTGCGTCGTTCCGTCAAGGGTTACAGCTAGCTCAGCAGCTTAAATATAAGGTGGGATATTTCCTAGCCCAACTTCAAGAAGTGAGTCCTTAAGTACTTGGCTTAAATTTTGTGGAAGAACGGTCTAGGCTATCCCACAAAGTTAGAAGTTATTGAAAAACCGCCTTTAATGCTGGGAAAAGAGTGGCAGAGTCATCTGTGATGATTTGCAAGGTCGAGCCTGAAGAGTACCGAGGAGAAGGGTTTAAGCCAATTTTCATCACCAGAAAAAGCATACAAGTAATAGTTGCGGCTTGAACGAATCGCTTGCCCATAATTTCACCCCTTCATAACTTGAGCCTATTATTCGACAAGGGGTGTCACCCTGCATCCGCACTTTACGGGCTGATTCGATGGAAGTCAAAGCATGAAGCGATTTTGCAACCGTGTTTCTACAGGTGACAAAGCTTAGTGCATCTGCCGATCAACAAGGGATCAAAGCTCTCTCAGTCTGCTTTGAGAGTTGAACCAATCTAGCTTTCTGGTCAGTTGATGACATAGACTTCTAGATTGCACATTTTTTAGTCGCTTTCCTATGAATTTATCTTCGTTCAAAACTATTAGCGTCACTAAACTTGCTGACTGTATCGCAGCAGAGGAAAAAATTCAGATGATTGATGTGCGCGAACCTGAGGAATTGGCGATCGCCAGCCTTCCTAATTTTGCAAACCTGCCCCTCAGCCAATTTGCCGAATGGTCAGAGCAAATTGCGACAGAGCTAGATCCACATACTGAAACAATTGTGCTCTGTCATCACGGTATTCGTTCTGCCCAAATGTGCCAATGGCTGATGCAGCAAGGTTTTACGAACGTCAGCAATGTTGTTGGAGGCATTGAAGAATACGCTGCCCGAGTAGACTCT
It encodes:
- a CDS encoding rhodanese-related sulfurtransferase; its protein translation is MNLSSFKTISVTKLADCIAAEEKIQMIDVREPEELAIASLPNFANLPLSQFAEWSEQIATELDPHTETIVLCHHGIRSAQMCQWLMQQGFTNVSNVVGGIEEYAARVDSRVPRY